A window of the Mucilaginibacter sp. cycad4 genome harbors these coding sequences:
- a CDS encoding L-rhamnose mutarotase has product MKRYCLALDLKDDPQLIAEYEHWHKAENSWPEIRKSILDAEILDMQIYRTGNRLFMIMETSDHFEAKKKAAMDASNPKVQEWEQLMWLFQQPLPWAEEGEKWVIMKRIFQL; this is encoded by the coding sequence ATGAAAAGATACTGTCTCGCCCTTGATTTAAAGGACGACCCGCAATTGATAGCAGAATATGAGCATTGGCATAAGGCAGAAAATAGCTGGCCGGAAATACGCAAAAGCATACTGGATGCAGAAATCCTTGATATGCAGATTTATCGTACGGGAAACCGGTTGTTTATGATCATGGAAACAAGCGATCATTTTGAGGCAAAGAAAAAAGCGGCAATGGATGCATCTAATCCAAAAGTACAAGAGTGGGAACAGCTCATGTGGCTATTTCAACAACCGCTACCCTGGGCCGAAGAGGGAGAAAAATGGGTGATAATGAAACGGATTTTTCAGCTTTAA
- the fucP gene encoding L-fucose:H+ symporter permease, translating into MTKNKTLFPFILITSLFFLWGFAHNLDPILIPHLKKSFTLTTVQATLVDSAVFIAYFLMALPAGFIMKKYGYKTGIITGLLVFAFGSYLFIPAANTQQYTFFLVALFIIACGLTILETAANPYASSLGDPATSIQRLNFAQSFNGLAATLAPIIGARIILTKGYTPAQLSAMTEEGRKLALAAEASSVKMPYFILGSVLIFIAILFAFTRLPRIQQHEGHTASKNIFHALKHSHLAWGVAAQFFYVGAQVCVFSLFILYATKSAGITEVKAADYLGLCGFAFLIGRFIGTFLMRYFSSASLLAAYGGINVLLCIIAVLSHGMITVYTVIGICFFMSIMFPTIFALGIKDLKGDTEFGSSLIIMSIVGGAVLPRMFGYISDITGNIQYGYVVPLVCFAVVAFFGLKGHRIKVKPESLPVSAIL; encoded by the coding sequence ATGACAAAGAATAAAACTCTTTTTCCATTTATATTAATAACCAGCTTATTCTTTCTATGGGGCTTCGCGCATAACCTTGACCCGATATTGATACCGCATTTAAAAAAGTCGTTTACACTAACAACGGTGCAGGCTACGCTGGTGGATTCTGCGGTATTTATTGCCTATTTTTTGATGGCCTTACCGGCAGGTTTTATTATGAAAAAATATGGCTACAAAACAGGTATTATAACCGGCTTGCTTGTTTTCGCGTTTGGCTCTTATCTATTTATACCGGCCGCCAATACACAGCAGTACACGTTTTTCCTGGTAGCATTATTTATCATCGCCTGCGGATTGACCATTTTAGAAACAGCCGCCAATCCGTATGCCTCCTCATTGGGTGATCCGGCAACCTCAATTCAAAGGCTTAACTTTGCACAATCATTTAACGGGCTGGCAGCCACGCTGGCCCCGATAATTGGCGCACGTATTATACTTACCAAAGGTTATACGCCGGCACAATTGAGTGCGATGACAGAGGAAGGACGAAAACTGGCGCTCGCCGCCGAAGCATCATCCGTAAAAATGCCTTATTTTATATTGGGCAGTGTGCTGATATTTATTGCTATCCTTTTTGCTTTTACACGTCTGCCCCGGATTCAGCAACATGAAGGACACACGGCCAGTAAAAACATTTTCCATGCTCTCAAGCATTCTCATTTAGCCTGGGGTGTTGCCGCGCAGTTTTTTTATGTAGGTGCGCAGGTTTGTGTATTCAGTTTATTTATCCTGTATGCAACAAAATCTGCCGGTATTACCGAAGTAAAGGCGGCAGATTATTTAGGCTTATGCGGTTTTGCATTTCTTATTGGCCGGTTTATAGGCACATTTTTGATGCGTTATTTTAGTTCGGCAAGTTTACTTGCTGCCTACGGGGGCATCAACGTCCTGCTTTGCATAATCGCCGTTTTAAGCCATGGAATGATCACCGTTTACACAGTCATCGGTATATGTTTCTTTATGTCGATTATGTTCCCAACCATTTTTGCACTGGGTATAAAAGATTTAAAGGGCGATACAGAATTCGGCAGCAGTTTGATCATTATGTCCATTGTTGGCGGTGCTGTTCTGCCGAGGATGTTCGGTTACATCAGTGATATAACCGGTAATATTCAATACGGATATGTAGTACCGCTGGTTTGTTTTGCGGTAGTCGCATTTTTTGGCCTAAAAGGCCATCGGATAAAAGTCAAGCCGGAAAGCTTACCGGTTTCAGCTATCCTTTAA
- a CDS encoding aldo/keto reductase: MQEINLPKVIFGTSGLGNLYVALSEEVKRAIVAESIKHSPKPAVFDSAGKYGAGLALESLGKALAQLNVNPSNVLISNKLGWLRTALKTPEPTFEPGVWRDLKYDAVQRISYEGILECYEQGNELLGNYDAGLVSVHDPDEYLTAAKDEQEQTQRYQDILEAYRALYELKRDGKVKGVGVGSKDWRIIKKIAHDVKLDWVMIANSMTVHSHPPELIEFMQELEKQGTLIINSAVFNGGFLTGSDYYNYRLTDPVKDKHLYHWRELFRKLCTDHQIKPADACVAFGLNGPGVKSIALNTTNPDRVSQNVALAHLKIPAQFWKEMKEYGLIEKSYASYYL, translated from the coding sequence ATGCAAGAAATCAATCTGCCTAAAGTTATTTTTGGAACCAGCGGATTAGGGAATTTATATGTAGCTCTTTCTGAAGAGGTTAAACGTGCCATTGTTGCTGAAAGCATCAAACATTCTCCTAAACCGGCTGTATTTGACTCCGCCGGTAAATATGGCGCCGGGCTGGCACTCGAATCGCTGGGAAAGGCTTTGGCACAATTAAATGTAAATCCTTCAAACGTGCTGATCAGCAATAAACTGGGCTGGCTGCGTACGGCCTTAAAAACTCCCGAACCTACTTTTGAACCGGGTGTTTGGCGTGATCTGAAATATGACGCCGTTCAACGGATAAGTTATGAGGGAATCCTGGAATGCTATGAGCAGGGTAACGAGCTGCTGGGCAATTACGATGCAGGGCTGGTATCGGTACATGATCCTGATGAATATCTCACTGCAGCAAAAGATGAGCAGGAACAAACACAACGGTACCAGGATATATTGGAAGCTTACCGTGCGCTATATGAACTGAAGCGGGATGGTAAAGTAAAAGGCGTCGGAGTAGGTTCGAAGGATTGGAGGATCATCAAAAAAATAGCTCATGATGTAAAACTGGATTGGGTAATGATTGCCAATAGTATGACGGTCCACAGCCACCCTCCGGAATTGATAGAATTTATGCAGGAGCTTGAAAAACAGGGAACCTTGATTATTAATTCAGCTGTTTTTAACGGAGGCTTTTTAACCGGATCGGATTATTATAATTACCGGTTGACCGATCCGGTAAAAGACAAGCATTTATATCATTGGCGCGAGTTGTTTCGTAAATTGTGTACAGATCATCAAATAAAACCAGCGGATGCATGCGTGGCTTTTGGACTAAACGGACCTGGTGTTAAAAGTATCGCCCTCAATACCACCAATCCCGACAGGGTATCACAAAATGTTGCTTTAGCCCATTTAAAAATCCCGGCGCAATTCTGGAAAGAAATGAAAGAATACGGTTTAATTGAAAAATCTTATGCCTCGTATTACCTATAA
- a CDS encoding glycoside hydrolase family 97 protein produces the protein MNLKICYVFITAVSLAVPSVAQTFKLVSPDKNTVVEINNTGSLQYTVSSNGLTIIHPSSLGFEFKDEPAIGMGMTVTGHVEHSVNQTWTPIVKAKHSIVTDHYNELELSLVEKSAPMRRMNIWFRAYDDGVAFRYQLFGADKIGDRQIVRELTGFSLPAKAKTWVADYGSYTSSQETEFKPKNLNHITEKTIAGLPLLIELDQRHYAAITEANIDNYPGFYIGSLKTDTGATDKISLITKLSPLPGESENGVKARFTNNLLTPWRVVMLAGTPGKLIESELIQNLNPPNVLKDPSWIKPGMSAWDNWWSGDVKVDMPTIKKYIDLASAQHWPYMLIDWQWYGPFNKPEADITKVAPQLNMPEILAYAKAKKVKCWLWLYSSDVNRNDNFEKAFPIYEQWGIAGIKIDFMDRDDQQMVNWYRRIIQTAAKYHLMVDFHGAFKPDGIERTYPNMITREGVLGEEYSKFSTRITAGHNTTLPFTRMLAGPMDYTPGGFLNVKKDEFRKGSPTQVMNSRCAELAKFVIYESPFMVYCDAPENILGKPGADFLNNIPTVWDDTKVLGGYPGQYVIIAKRSGKDWYIGAMTNDSERTVQLKMDFLPMGNYTLSSWADVLSSPQNLTRSEKKVSANSIINVRMDTAGGWVAKITPNN, from the coding sequence ATGAACCTGAAAATTTGTTATGTCTTTATTACTGCCGTTTCATTGGCAGTTCCTTCCGTTGCGCAAACTTTTAAGCTTGTATCGCCAGATAAAAATACTGTTGTCGAAATAAACAACACCGGTAGCTTACAATACACTGTTTCCAGCAATGGTTTAACCATCATCCATCCTTCATCACTCGGTTTCGAATTTAAAGATGAACCGGCTATCGGCATGGGCATGACCGTAACCGGCCATGTGGAGCATTCTGTTAACCAAACGTGGACACCGATAGTAAAAGCTAAGCACAGCATTGTAACTGATCATTACAATGAACTGGAACTATCACTCGTAGAAAAATCGGCGCCAATGCGCCGCATGAACATATGGTTCAGGGCTTATGACGATGGTGTAGCTTTTCGTTACCAATTATTCGGGGCTGATAAAATCGGCGACCGGCAGATCGTACGGGAACTTACCGGTTTCAGCTTGCCGGCAAAAGCAAAGACCTGGGTGGCAGACTATGGCAGTTATACCTCCTCCCAGGAAACCGAATTCAAACCGAAAAATCTAAACCATATCACAGAAAAAACAATTGCCGGTTTGCCGCTGCTGATAGAATTAGACCAACGTCATTACGCGGCCATCACAGAAGCTAACATTGACAATTATCCGGGGTTTTATATCGGTTCGCTGAAAACAGACACCGGTGCTACTGATAAAATCAGCTTGATCACGAAGCTATCACCCTTACCTGGAGAAAGTGAAAATGGTGTTAAAGCCCGCTTCACTAACAACCTGCTTACCCCATGGCGCGTAGTGATGCTGGCTGGCACACCGGGTAAACTGATTGAATCGGAGTTGATACAAAACCTGAACCCGCCTAACGTATTGAAAGATCCCAGCTGGATCAAACCTGGCATGAGCGCCTGGGATAACTGGTGGAGCGGAGACGTAAAGGTAGACATGCCAACGATCAAAAAGTATATAGACCTGGCATCGGCACAACATTGGCCTTATATGCTTATTGACTGGCAATGGTATGGGCCATTTAACAAGCCGGAAGCAGATATTACCAAAGTGGCCCCGCAATTAAATATGCCGGAGATCCTGGCCTATGCTAAAGCAAAAAAAGTTAAATGTTGGCTTTGGTTATATAGTTCTGATGTTAACCGCAATGATAATTTTGAAAAGGCTTTTCCAATTTACGAGCAATGGGGTATTGCAGGGATTAAAATTGATTTTATGGACCGCGACGATCAGCAAATGGTTAACTGGTACCGCCGTATCATTCAAACAGCTGCAAAATATCATTTGATGGTTGATTTTCATGGTGCTTTTAAACCCGATGGCATCGAGCGGACCTATCCCAACATGATCACCCGTGAAGGTGTTTTAGGTGAAGAATATTCCAAATTTTCGACCAGGATAACAGCCGGGCACAATACCACCCTCCCATTCACCCGTATGCTGGCCGGGCCGATGGATTATACTCCGGGCGGATTTTTAAATGTAAAAAAAGATGAGTTCAGAAAAGGTAGCCCCACCCAGGTGATGAACAGCCGGTGCGCCGAGCTGGCCAAATTTGTGATCTATGAAAGTCCGTTTATGGTTTATTGCGATGCGCCTGAAAACATTTTGGGTAAGCCCGGAGCCGATTTTTTAAACAATATACCAACTGTTTGGGATGATACGAAAGTACTCGGCGGTTACCCGGGCCAATATGTCATCATCGCCAAAAGAAGCGGAAAAGACTGGTATATCGGCGCGATGACCAACGACTCTGAAAGAACGGTGCAGTTGAAAATGGATTTTTTACCCATGGGTAACTATACATTATCCTCATGGGCAGATGTGTTATCATCTCCTCAAAACCTAACCCGGTCAGAAAAAAAGGTATCGGCTAATTCGATAATCAATGTCCGTATGGATACTGCAGGCGGGTGGGTAGCTAAAATTACTCCCAATAATTAA
- a CDS encoding zinc-binding alcohol dehydrogenase family protein: MGDNETDFSALTTDSMQVIVCEEPGKLIFKEQEKPKIKEGYAQIRIRRIGICGTDLHAFEGTQPYFSYPRVLGHELSGELVETGGAKGFQKTDIVTFIPYFNCGSCVACRSGKPNCCANINVCGVHIDGGMAEYLNVPASSLVHGDGLGYDELALVEPLAIGAHGVKRADVKPGEYVLVIGAGPIGLGIMEFARIAGGRVIAMDLNTRRLKFCNEKLKVEHTINVSTENASERLASITKGDMPTVVIDATGSLNAINNGFNYIAHGGRYVLVGLQKGEIKVSHPEFHKREATLMSSRNATREDFEHVITAMKQGLVQPADYITHRVRFNKVKDEFESWLDPDNGVIKAMIEV; this comes from the coding sequence ATGGGTGATAATGAAACGGATTTTTCAGCTTTAACAACAGACAGCATGCAGGTAATAGTTTGCGAAGAACCAGGTAAATTAATATTTAAAGAACAGGAAAAGCCTAAAATCAAAGAAGGCTATGCTCAGATCAGGATCAGGAGAATAGGTATTTGCGGAACTGATTTGCATGCTTTTGAGGGCACCCAGCCATATTTCAGTTATCCCCGTGTTTTGGGGCACGAACTATCCGGCGAGTTGGTTGAAACCGGCGGTGCAAAGGGATTTCAAAAAACGGATATTGTTACATTTATCCCCTATTTCAACTGCGGCTCTTGTGTAGCCTGCAGATCAGGCAAGCCAAATTGCTGTGCAAATATTAATGTTTGTGGCGTGCATATTGACGGGGGCATGGCCGAATACCTGAATGTACCGGCATCCTCACTGGTACATGGCGATGGTTTGGGCTATGACGAGCTGGCTTTAGTGGAACCACTGGCAATAGGCGCACATGGCGTTAAACGTGCAGATGTTAAACCGGGTGAATATGTCCTGGTTATAGGTGCAGGGCCAATAGGCTTGGGGATTATGGAATTTGCCCGCATTGCCGGGGGCAGGGTTATTGCAATGGATTTAAATACCAGGCGGCTTAAATTTTGCAATGAAAAATTAAAGGTTGAACATACCATTAATGTATCGACCGAAAACGCATCGGAGCGATTAGCTTCAATAACCAAAGGCGATATGCCTACTGTGGTTATAGATGCTACAGGCAGCTTAAATGCAATTAACAATGGATTTAATTATATAGCACACGGAGGCAGATATGTCCTGGTTGGCTTGCAAAAAGGTGAGATCAAAGTCAGCCATCCGGAGTTTCATAAACGCGAGGCGACGTTGATGAGCAGCCGCAATGCTACCAGGGAGGATTTTGAACATGTAATTACAGCAATGAAACAAGGTTTAGTGCAACCTGCTGATTATATTACACATCGGGTGCGTTTTAACAAAGTAAAGGACGAATTTGAAAGCTGGCTTGATCCAGATAACGGAGTGATTAAGGCGATGATAGAGGTGTAA
- a CDS encoding TonB-dependent receptor domain-containing protein, which yields MKLKFLLLILFSIVMAPAFGQAGQTLFAVNGIATDSLSKQPLGYVTVNLRNEAKQLVRTAVTKTDGTFRFEKLPSGKYILSMINIGFKTKTLPVDFTDNKKPSINLESIALGTQTTQLKTVAITADRPIIKQEVDKLTYDLKADPDSKSSSVLEMMRKVPLLTVDGDDNILLKGNSGYRIFVNGKPSSMMERDPKNILKSMPASTIQSIEVITNPSSKYDAEGMAGIINIVTNKKMSNGYNGTLNLSHVFPVGGPRLGGSFSSKQGKLELSGYFGGNISNSPEVLSSISRLTTGSNPTSLNQNNTAKWDGKNGYAEVGVSYEIDSLNLISGQFNINGNNQDGINTQNSVLNEAGNVVQQYDLYNNNTAGGRGLNMGLNYQLGFKSSKQRLLTFSYQYYTFNNRQNAALTASNRVDYTTPDYLQHNEGESSEQTFQVDYVQPVKKLNIEMGVKAIIRDNKSDFQYLGYNAATGNFEADPSRSNKFENNQNVLGAYNSYSYTLQNWSFKAGARVEETLIDADFISTSSQLNKNFFNIVPSVSINKRFKNSSTLNFGFSQRIQRPGIYQLNPFVDRSNPNFESSGNPNLRPAVSNSIQLGYSRTKKASLNLMLGYNYFNDLIMPVVIFDPATNITRSSFDNTGKARLFTFNGNINYPITKKWSSSFNGRIAHGRVQGIVNGQLVKNQGFMYGASLNSGYNLEKGWRVSTNVFLNGPNLSIQGTSNPYASVSFTVNKDVVKDKLSLSATANNPLSKYRNNIRSSFGPDFTQTNINRAYFRGFTASLNYRFGKLKESVKKNKRGISNDDVQGAPSGN from the coding sequence ATGAAACTAAAGTTTTTACTCCTCATCTTATTTTCAATCGTTATGGCCCCGGCTTTCGGGCAAGCAGGGCAGACGTTATTCGCAGTAAACGGCATTGCAACCGACTCGCTATCGAAGCAACCGCTCGGCTATGTGACAGTAAACCTGCGCAACGAAGCAAAGCAGTTGGTCCGCACGGCCGTGACTAAAACCGACGGGACGTTCCGGTTTGAAAAGCTGCCATCAGGAAAATATATTCTTTCGATGATCAATATCGGTTTTAAGACAAAAACACTTCCTGTTGATTTTACAGATAATAAGAAACCCTCCATAAATCTGGAGAGCATTGCCCTGGGCACACAAACTACGCAGCTTAAAACGGTGGCTATTACGGCCGATAGACCTATCATTAAACAGGAGGTTGATAAACTCACCTACGACTTAAAAGCCGACCCTGACAGCAAAAGCAGCAGCGTACTGGAGATGATGCGTAAAGTGCCTTTGTTAACAGTAGACGGTGACGATAATATACTTTTGAAGGGAAATAGCGGCTACCGGATATTTGTTAACGGCAAACCATCAAGTATGATGGAGCGCGATCCGAAGAATATCCTCAAAAGCATGCCTGCATCAACCATTCAAAGCATCGAGGTAATTACCAACCCTTCGTCGAAGTATGATGCCGAGGGAATGGCGGGGATCATCAATATTGTGACCAATAAAAAAATGAGTAACGGGTACAATGGCACGCTAAATCTTAGCCATGTATTTCCGGTAGGCGGCCCAAGATTAGGCGGGTCGTTTTCGTCTAAACAGGGCAAGCTGGAGCTATCGGGCTATTTTGGCGGCAATATCTCCAATTCGCCCGAAGTGCTTAGTTCCATTTCGAGGCTTACTACCGGGAGCAACCCTACAAGCCTTAACCAGAATAACACGGCGAAATGGGACGGCAAAAATGGCTATGCGGAAGTTGGGGTCAGCTACGAAATTGACAGCCTTAACCTTATTTCGGGGCAATTCAATATTAATGGAAATAACCAGGACGGCATCAATACACAAAATTCTGTTTTGAACGAAGCAGGCAACGTGGTTCAGCAGTACGACCTGTACAATAATAATACTGCAGGCGGCAGGGGCCTGAATATGGGTTTAAATTACCAACTGGGTTTCAAAAGCAGCAAGCAAAGGCTGCTCACCTTTTCGTACCAGTATTATACATTCAACAACAGGCAGAATGCGGCGCTGACGGCCTCAAACCGTGTGGACTATACAACGCCCGATTACCTGCAACACAATGAAGGCGAATCTTCCGAACAAACCTTCCAGGTAGATTACGTTCAGCCTGTAAAAAAGTTGAATATCGAAATGGGGGTGAAAGCAATTATACGTGATAACAAGAGTGACTTTCAATATCTCGGATATAATGCAGCAACTGGTAATTTCGAGGCCGACCCATCGCGAAGCAATAAATTCGAAAATAACCAAAACGTGCTGGGTGCATATAACAGCTATAGCTACACCCTGCAAAACTGGAGCTTTAAGGCGGGCGCCAGGGTAGAGGAGACGCTGATTGATGCTGATTTTATTTCCACCTCATCGCAGCTAAACAAAAATTTCTTTAATATAGTGCCTTCGGTAAGTATTAATAAGCGGTTTAAAAACTCCAGTACGCTGAACTTCGGGTTTTCGCAAAGGATACAGCGCCCGGGTATATACCAGCTAAACCCCTTTGTAGACCGCTCGAACCCAAACTTCGAATCGTCGGGAAACCCCAACCTCAGGCCTGCGGTTTCGAATAGTATTCAATTGGGTTATAGCAGAACGAAAAAAGCATCCTTAAACCTGATGCTTGGCTATAATTATTTTAACGACCTGATCATGCCCGTTGTAATTTTTGATCCGGCTACGAATATTACCCGCAGCAGTTTTGATAACACCGGCAAGGCCCGCCTGTTTACCTTCAACGGCAATATCAATTACCCCATCACCAAAAAATGGAGCTCATCATTCAACGGCAGGATTGCGCATGGCCGTGTGCAGGGTATCGTGAATGGTCAGTTGGTCAAAAATCAGGGCTTTATGTATGGTGCATCGTTAAACAGCGGCTATAATTTAGAGAAGGGCTGGCGTGTTAGCACCAACGTGTTCCTGAATGGCCCTAACCTTTCTATCCAGGGTACTTCAAATCCTTATGCCAGTGTATCCTTTACGGTTAATAAAGATGTAGTGAAGGATAAACTTTCGCTCTCGGCCACGGCAAATAACCCCCTCAGCAAATACAGGAATAATATCAGGAGCTCATTCGGGCCCGATTTTACCCAAACAAATATCAACCGCGCCTACTTCAGGGGCTTTACCGCCAGCCTGAATTACCGCTTCGGCAAGCTGAAAGAATCAGTTAAGAAAAACAAACGGGGTATCAGTAACGACGATGTTCAGGGAGCGCCTTCGGGAAACTAA